A region from the Aegilops tauschii subsp. strangulata cultivar AL8/78 chromosome 5, Aet v6.0, whole genome shotgun sequence genome encodes:
- the LOC109786104 gene encoding condensin-2 complex subunit H2-like — protein MEDGNGGGEGSTSGGRFPILQANRDPESNWEVDVAKSLEEYLLKICSGEISGEDFNFAEAALLLQGSVQVYSRKVEYLYSLVLHALEFLSQNKPDQQGKGSAEANESDPSTTSDKEDDMFLGLDDVPAETRITLGNNLDRDELRRIIVRPPANLLVFEGDCVDSEASELDSYLLATCGFYGDFLLLDPCDAPAVFAFLQGKNVCKEDILSHGGGSAPSKRRNNVFTSPNARSGGTARRKTPGEVPRNAVQPEIEKSQETNPGESPANNWPDHRGDLTPDLSPSQPEYVDPGCPDLRDDSDDEDPYKSLDPHEPSNLKIKPYKRVKCFPRQVIGAPKKKTLASIFPAAKMDGVVSPELTKYVVLRMPQLYVSQSVPLYEKLLLSFESGDKKRVDEPNPSMHDSDDEPDIPTYPDDGLGSPIDQPVLNIPGSMDALCQSHLDKLLCRIAEAEQQSALDARVSTWKQRIEHALEEQDRNPPFDIGLYREQILDTLSSRTDTGTASFSQIVSGHPKYDVARTFSALLQLVNGRCVDLDKGQATSELVCYTGANPFHVKLIGPNRRPEMEARFARKRVKSPERRCCDEGGEPCRVQAQKQAPKDGKVSSVKAAARLTPEGKRRRRSGPLPQPFDLESS, from the exons ATGGAGGACGGCAACGGCGGCGGGGAGGGGAGCACGAGCGGGGGGAGGTTCCCGATACTGCAAGCGAACCGGGACCCCGAGTCCAACTGGGAGGTGGACGTCGCCAAGAGCCTCGAGGAGTACCTCCTCAAGATCTGCTCAGGCGAGATCTCCGGCGAAGACTTCAACTTCGCCGAAG CGGCGCTATTGCTCCAAGGATCGGTTCAAGTTTACAGCCGCAAGGTGGAGTACTTGTACTCGTTGGTGCTACATGCACTGGAATTTCTGTCGCAAAATAA GCCAGATCAACAAGGAAAGGGTTCTGCTGAAGCTAATGAAAGTGACCCTAGCACTACTTCCGACAAAGAAGATGATATGTTTCTGGGTTTGGATGATGTCCCAG cggaaacaaggatcactttgggtAACAATCTTGACCGGGATGAGTTGCGAAGAATAATTGTGAGGCCACCAGCAAATCTATTGGTGTTCGAAGGAGACTGTGTCGATAGCGAAGCGAGCGAGCTGGATTCGTATTTG TTAGCAACATGTGGTTTCTATGGAGATTTCCTCCTGCTGGATCCATGTGATGCACCAGCTGTTTTTGCCTTCCTGCAAGGAAAAAATGTATGCAAAGAAGATATTCTGTCTCATGGAGGTGGCTCAGCACCATCTAAACGCCGAAACAACGTCTTCACTTCCCCAAATGCAAGATCGGGGGGTACTGCTCGTAGAAAAACTCCTGGGGAAGTCCCGCGAAATGCAGTTCAACCAGAGATTGAAAAATCTCAAGAAACGAATCCAGGTGAAAGTCCAGCGAATAACTGGCCTGATCATCGTGGTGACCTTACTCCTGATCTCAGCCCGTCCCAGCCAGAGTATGTAGACCCTGGATGCCCAGATCTCAGGGATGATTCCGATGACGAGGATCCATATAAATCTTTAGATCCACATGAACCTAGCAACCTAAAGATTAAACCTTATAAGAGAG TAAAATGTTTTCCAAGGCAAGTTATTGGCGCTCCTAAGAAAAAAACTCTTGCATCTATATTTCCTGCGGCAAAGATGGATGGTGTTGTTAGTCCCGAGCTAACAAAATATGTTGTATTACGTATGCCTCAACTCTATGTCTCCCAATCAGTTCCTCTTTATGAAAAG CTTTTGTTGTCATTTGAATCTGGTGACAAAAAGCGTGTTGATGAGCCCAATCCTAGTATGCATGATTCCGATGATGAGCCAGACATCCCAACTTACCCAGATGATGGGCTAGGCAGCCCAATTGATCAGCCAGTCTTGAATATACCGGGGAGCATGGATGCTCTTTGTCAGTCGCATCTG GATAAGCTGCTTTGTAGGATAgctgaggcggaacaacaatccGCGCTGGATGCACGGGTTTCAACATGGAAACAGCGGATCGAGCACGCCTTGGAAGAGCAG GATAGAAATCCACCTTTCGATATCGGTCTATACAGAGAGCAAATCCTCGACACGCTCTCATCAAGAACCGACACAGGGACCGCATCGTTCAGTCAGATTGTTAGCGGCCACCCAAAGTACGATGTTGCGAGAACGTTCTCCGCCCTTCTCCAGTTG GTGAATGGCAGATGTGTTGATCTAGACAAAGGACAGGCCACGAGCGAATTGGTGTGCTACACGGGTGCCAACCCGTTCCACGTAAAGCTGATCGGTCCCAACCGCAGGCCAGAGATGGAGGCACGTTTCGCGCGCAAGAGGGTCAAGTCCCCTGAACGACGATGTTGTGATGAAGGGGGCGAGCCTTGTCGGGTACAAGCGCAGAAGCAGGCGCCTAAGGATGGCAAGGTCTCTTCGGTTAAGGCGGCGGCGAGGTTGACCCCTGAAGGAAAGCGGAGGCGAAGGTCTGGTCCGCTGCCGCAGCCATTCGATCTGGAGTCCAGCTGA